Proteins from a genomic interval of Lolium perenne isolate Kyuss_39 chromosome 1, Kyuss_2.0, whole genome shotgun sequence:
- the LOC139831614 gene encoding uncharacterized protein — protein MAQILRLLLEDREGHGEEAPRSRLRDFQNTNPPVFSKCTAPLDADDWLRTIENNLEVAAVGQHEKVLLSTHFLSGPAREWWENVKAMQSADHVINWEEFTAKFRKAHIPMGLIKMKRDEFFNLKQNNSNVVEYLDKFNTLARYAPKDTDTDEKKRDRFLNGLHEEIQSILVAVPYPDLEALVDAAIMVESKRKAAYETRKRKMQQQQSGPSNPKYRSPPPSRPSNQTQRTPVSAPAYRPSNYNPNRSAPQYRSGGGGYNNNPRPNPQARTPGDGCFTCGNPGHFSRECPTKMNAPQRTNAPRPNQAQARTTSGKKPMVKKQANIARGHLNHANAEEAEEAPDIVMVKYATIIHSSKAYCKKSISGPTLDQVPIVCEYPDVFHEELPGMPPDRDIEFIIELIPGTAPIAQRPYRMNPQELIELKKQLDDRLSKGLIRPSASPWGSPVIFVDRRDGTIRLCVDYRKLNDVTIKNKYPLPKIDDLLNQMNGAKVFSKIDLRTGYHQLKVRESDIPKTAFTTRYGLYEYTVMSFGLTNAPAYFMNLMNKVFMEYLDRKLDSLVTSYQPEDSLSTLL, from the exons ATGGCCCAAATCCTGCGCCTCTTGCTGGAGGACC GAGAAGGACATGGCGAGGAAGCTCCACGGTCGCGCCTTagggacttccagaacaccaacccacccgtgTTCTCCAAGTGCACCGCTCCCCTCGACGCGGACGACTGGCTCCGCACCATCGAGAATAACCTTGAAGTCGCTGCCGTTGGACAGCATGAGAAGGTTCTTCTTTCCACTCACTTTCTCTCTGGACCAGCGAGAGAATGGTGGGAGAACGTCAAAGCCATGCAATCCGCTGACCATGTCATCAACTGGGAGGAATTCACCGCCAAGTTCCGCAAGGcacacattcccatgggattgatcaagatgaagcgtgATGAGTTTTTCAACCTGAAGCAAAACAACTCCAACGTGGTTGAGTATCTCGACAAGTTTAACACCTTGGCGAGGTATGCCCCTAAGGACACCGATACTGATGAAAAGAAGCGAGACCGTTTCTTGAATGGTCTGCACGAGGAAATCCAGAGTATCCTCGTGGCTGTACCCTACCCTGACTTGGAAGCGCTAGTGGATGCCGCCATTATGGTGGAGTCCAAGCGCAAGGCTGCTTATGAAACCAGGAAGCGCAAGATGCAACAACAACAGAGTGGACCCAGCAACCCCAAGTACCGTAGCCCACCCCCGTCAAGACCATCCAACCAGACCCAGAGAACCCCCGTTTCAGCTCCAGCATATCGCCCCAGCAACTACAACCCCAATCGTTCAGCTCCACAGTACCGCTCCGGAGGAGGAGGTTACAACAACAACCCCCGTCCCAATCCCCAAGCTCGTACCCCTGGAGATGGTTGTTTCACTTGTGGGAATCCGGGGCACTTCTCTCGCGAGTGCCCTACCAAGATGAATGCACCTCAGCGCACCAATGCACCCAGGCCCAATCAAGCTCAGGCTAGGACGACATCTGGAAAGAAGCCTATGGTCAAGAAGCAGGCCAACATTGCTAGAGGACATCTAAACCACGCCAATGCAGAAGAAGCTGAGGAAGCTCCTGATATCGTGATGG TGAAATACGCCACCATTATACACTCATCCAAGGCCTACTGCAAGAAGAGTATCTCCGGACCGACGCTAGACCAAGTCCCAATCGTCTGTGAATATCCAGATGTATTTCATGAAGAgttgcccggtatgcccccagatcgggatatcgagttcatcatcgaattAATCCCGGGTACCGCACCTATAGCTCAGAGGCCCTACCGTATGAACCCTCaagagctgatcgagttgaagaaacaATTAGATGACAGGTTGAGCAAAGGACTGATCCGACCTAGTGCTTCGCCGTGGGGATCAccagtgatcttcgtggataggcGAGACGGTACCATTCGACTATGTGTGGATTACCGGAAGCTCAACGATGTTACAATCAAAAACAAATATCCCCTACCCAAGATCGATGACTTGTTAAATCAGATGaatggagccaaagttttctccaagatagatctccgTACCGGATACCATCAGCTCAAGGTTCGGGAATCGGACATTCCCAAGACTGCTTTCACTACTCGTtacggactgtatgagtacactgTAATGTCCTTCGGACTTACCAACGCCCCTgcctacttcatgaacctcatgaacaaaGTCTTCATGGAGTACCTCGACAG gaagttGGATTCCTTGGTCACGTCTTATCAGCCGGAGGACTCTCTGTCGACCCTTCTTTAA